One genomic window of Halolamina sediminis includes the following:
- the hisB gene encoding imidazoleglycerol-phosphate dehydratase HisB, whose product MTDRHATVARETAETEIDCTLTLDGSGDSEVDTGIGFLDHMLDAFARHGLFDLELTCDGDLEIDDHHSVEDVAIVLGQAFDEALADRSGIRRFADRRVPMDEAQAGVVVDVSGRPYFRFDGEFSQEEVGEFTSVLARHFARSLGQHAGLTLHCEIEGDNAHHEVEALFKGLARALDDATRLDERRGDTPSTKETL is encoded by the coding sequence ATGACCGACCGGCACGCGACCGTCGCCCGGGAGACGGCCGAGACCGAGATCGACTGCACGCTCACGCTCGACGGGAGCGGCGACAGCGAGGTCGACACGGGTATCGGCTTCCTCGACCACATGCTCGACGCCTTCGCCCGGCACGGCCTGTTCGACCTCGAACTGACCTGCGACGGCGACCTCGAGATCGACGACCACCACTCCGTCGAGGACGTGGCGATCGTCCTCGGGCAGGCGTTCGACGAGGCGCTCGCGGATCGCTCGGGCATCCGCCGGTTCGCCGATCGCCGCGTCCCCATGGACGAGGCACAGGCGGGCGTCGTCGTCGACGTCTCCGGCCGCCCGTACTTCCGGTTCGACGGCGAGTTCTCCCAGGAGGAGGTCGGCGAGTTCACCAGCGTGCTCGCCCGCCACTTCGCGCGCTCGCTGGGCCAGCACGCCGGCCTCACGCTCCACTGCGAGATCGAGGGCGACAACGCCCACCACGAGGTCGAGGCGCTGTTCAAGGGACTCGCCCGCGCGCTCGACGACGCGACCCGACTCGACGAGCGCCGAGGCGACACCCCGAGCACGAAGGAGACGCTCTAA
- a CDS encoding amino acid-binding protein, with protein MFDEIMEKFEGSPSQQAVVRLLLERGFSINDEGRVVSGGIEIPDTQIAREIGVDRRVVDSTTEALLEDDELRDIFRNISAVPSLMDLAPVLDFTVVRVKPTDADAAGIVARVTDVVAEDGHSIRQVLSDDPEFADEPMLYLILDDEPSGELLKRVHDLPHVREVSF; from the coding sequence GTGTTCGACGAGATCATGGAGAAGTTCGAGGGGTCGCCCTCCCAGCAGGCGGTGGTCCGTCTGCTGCTGGAGCGCGGCTTCTCGATCAACGACGAGGGGCGGGTCGTCTCCGGCGGTATCGAGATCCCCGACACGCAGATCGCCCGCGAGATCGGCGTCGACCGGCGGGTCGTCGACTCCACCACGGAGGCGCTACTGGAAGACGACGAACTCCGGGACATCTTCCGGAACATCTCCGCGGTGCCGAGCCTGATGGATCTCGCGCCCGTGCTCGACTTCACCGTCGTCCGAGTCAAACCCACCGACGCCGACGCCGCGGGCATCGTCGCCCGCGTCACCGACGTCGTCGCCGAGGATGGTCACTCGATCCGGCAGGTGCTCTCGGACGACCCGGAGTTCGCCGACGAACCGATGCTGTACCTGATCCTCGACGACGAGCCGTCCGGCGAGCTCCTGAAGCGGGTCCACGACCTGCCGCACGTCCGGGAAGTGAGCTTCTGA
- a CDS encoding IMPACT family protein yields MAPEPFRTVAGRGEARFEIRGSEFIGHVDRVDSVEAAEAFVDAVRAEYDDATHNVPAYRVPAGETSPERVNEVMIREYQSDDGEPTGSSGKPALNVLQQREIRNVVAVVTRYYGGTNLGVGGLARAYSRAVKEAVDDAGVAEVQPRHRFTVTVDYDDSGTVRGLLEGADCEFDAAYEAEVSFEVSVPVTESDELRDRIQSATSGRARVE; encoded by the coding sequence ATGGCGCCCGAGCCGTTCCGCACCGTCGCCGGCCGCGGGGAGGCCCGCTTCGAGATCCGCGGCTCGGAGTTCATCGGCCACGTCGACCGCGTCGACTCCGTCGAGGCCGCGGAGGCGTTCGTCGACGCCGTCCGCGCGGAGTACGACGATGCCACCCACAACGTCCCGGCGTACCGCGTCCCGGCGGGCGAGACCTCGCCCGAGCGCGTGAACGAGGTCATGATCCGGGAGTACCAGAGCGACGACGGCGAGCCCACGGGCTCCTCGGGCAAGCCCGCGCTGAACGTGCTCCAGCAACGGGAAATCCGGAACGTCGTCGCGGTCGTGACGCGGTACTACGGCGGGACGAACCTCGGCGTCGGGGGGCTCGCCCGGGCCTACTCCCGCGCGGTGAAGGAGGCCGTCGACGACGCCGGCGTCGCGGAGGTCCAGCCACGGCACCGCTTTACCGTCACCGTCGACTACGACGACTCCGGGACGGTTCGGGGGCTGCTCGAAGGCGCCGACTGCGAGTTCGACGCCGCCTACGAGGCCGAGGTCAGCTTCGAGGTGTCGGTGCCGGTCACCGAGAGCGACGAGCTACGCGACCGGATCCAGTCCGCGACCAGCGGGCGGGCACGCGTCGAGTAG